One Nostoc sp. UHCC 0302 DNA window includes the following coding sequences:
- a CDS encoding response regulator transcription factor produces MSPLRILLVDDSFAFLESAARFLALDARLEIVGRVLSGEEALEQIPQLSPDLVLMDLAMPGMNGLEATRQIKAQSATPYVVVLTLNDGTEYQTAALAVGADGFVTKSEIGTALLPLIHSLFD; encoded by the coding sequence ATGTCCCCCCTCCGCATTCTTTTAGTAGACGACAGCTTTGCCTTTCTCGAATCCGCCGCCCGCTTTTTAGCACTGGACGCGCGGCTCGAAATTGTCGGGCGTGTTCTCTCTGGAGAGGAGGCACTAGAACAGATTCCGCAATTGAGTCCTGATCTAGTACTAATGGATTTAGCTATGCCTGGAATGAACGGACTGGAAGCAACACGTCAAATTAAAGCGCAATCGGCTACGCCATACGTTGTTGTTTTAACTTTAAACGATGGTACTGAGTATCAGACAGCAGCTCTTGCTGTTGGTGCAGATGGCTTTGTTACTAAATCAGAAATTGGTACAGCGTTACTACCCTTAATTCATTCCTTATTTGATTAA
- a CDS encoding 2Fe-2S iron-sulfur cluster-binding protein, producing MPKTYTVKIQHQGKTHTLQVPENETILSVADAAGLDLPSSCHAGVCTTCAGQISEGTVDQTEGMGVSPDLQKQGYVLLCIAKPLSDLTVETEKEEIVYQLQFGKN from the coding sequence ATGCCTAAAACTTACACCGTAAAAATTCAACATCAAGGTAAAACTCATACTTTGCAAGTTCCCGAAAATGAAACTATATTATCAGTTGCCGATGCCGCTGGTTTAGATTTACCAAGTTCTTGTCATGCTGGCGTTTGCACGACTTGTGCCGGTCAAATAAGTGAAGGAACTGTGGATCAAACTGAGGGTATGGGCGTTAGTCCAGATTTGCAAAAACAAGGTTATGTATTGCTTTGTATTGCCAAACCACTTTCTGATTTGACAGTTGAGACAGAAAAAGAGGAAATAGTTTACCAGTTGCAATTTGGTAAAAACTAA
- a CDS encoding sensor histidine kinase — protein sequence MSELWKSLFAFGQFMPHGYCYLWKPELVGLHIVSDLLIALAYYSIPVALIYFVRQRQDLPFNWIFLLFGAFIVACGSTHLMEIWTLWYPTYWLSGLLKAITAFVSVYTALALVPLVPKAIALPSPAQLEAANRELQYQITQREQAENALHLANEELETKVKKRTLELAQINEELKNEIAERKRAEEIQLKTQERLQTLSGKLIEAQETERRSLARELHDEIGQALTAVKINLQTIQYSSAATQTASPLQESISIVEVALQQVRSLSLDLRPSLLDDLGLVVALRWYVDRQTQRAGIIGEFIALPLETKLLPNLETTCFRIVQEALTNIVRHAKAQRVTIELWQQETHLHLDIRDDGIGFDVEAAREKATRGGSLGLLGMEERVSLVGGQIEIKSVHQQGTEIHAYFPLSTYQS from the coding sequence ATGTCCGAATTATGGAAAAGCCTATTTGCTTTTGGACAATTTATGCCTCATGGATACTGCTACCTCTGGAAGCCAGAGTTAGTAGGACTGCATATTGTCTCTGATTTGTTAATTGCATTGGCTTACTATTCAATTCCTGTGGCGCTGATTTATTTTGTTCGTCAGCGGCAAGATTTGCCTTTTAATTGGATATTTCTGCTATTTGGTGCTTTTATTGTTGCTTGTGGTAGTACCCATTTAATGGAAATTTGGACACTTTGGTATCCAACTTATTGGTTATCAGGGTTACTCAAAGCGATAACAGCATTTGTCTCAGTATACACAGCATTAGCTTTAGTACCGTTAGTACCGAAAGCGATCGCACTACCCAGTCCGGCACAACTAGAAGCAGCGAACCGAGAACTACAATATCAAATTACACAGCGAGAGCAAGCAGAGAATGCGCTACACTTAGCTAATGAAGAGTTAGAAACAAAAGTCAAGAAACGGACTTTAGAACTAGCACAAATCAATGAAGAATTAAAAAACGAAATTGCAGAACGCAAGCGAGCAGAAGAAATCCAGCTAAAAACGCAAGAGAGACTACAAACACTTTCGGGTAAGTTGATTGAAGCTCAAGAAACTGAACGGCGGAGTCTTGCTCGTGAATTACATGATGAAATTGGCCAAGCATTAACAGCAGTCAAAATCAATTTGCAAACAATACAATATTCATCTGCTGCGACTCAGACAGCATCACCATTACAAGAAAGTATTAGCATTGTTGAGGTTGCACTTCAACAGGTACGTAGCCTTTCCTTGGATTTACGACCATCATTACTGGATGACTTGGGATTGGTAGTAGCACTGCGTTGGTATGTAGACCGCCAAACCCAGCGAGCAGGAATCATTGGGGAATTTATAGCTTTGCCTTTAGAGACTAAACTTTTACCAAACTTGGAGACAACTTGCTTTCGCATTGTCCAAGAAGCCTTAACTAATATAGTGCGGCACGCCAAAGCGCAACGAGTAACAATTGAATTATGGCAACAAGAAACTCATTTGCATCTAGATATCCGGGATGATGGTATTGGGTTTGATGTGGAAGCAGCACGAGAGAAAGCTACAAGGGGTGGAAGCTTGGGTTTGTTAGGGATGGAAGAGCGTGTTTCACTTGTCGGTGGCCAGATAGAAATTAAATCTGTGCATCAGCAAGGTACTGAAATTCACGCTTATTTCCCGCTTTCTACTTATCAATCTTAA
- the acnB gene encoding bifunctional aconitate hydratase 2/2-methylisocitrate dehydratase, which yields MLELYRKHVAERATLGIPPLPLDAKQTSELCELLKNPPEAEEAETLLHLLRDRIPPGVDAAAYVKAGFLSAIAKESITSPLITPIEAVQLLGTMVGGYNVQALIDLLQLPTVSVSDSSETPLVMGGQGKEPIAAYAATALSKIMLVYDAFHDIFELSKTNPFAKRVIDSWAEAEWFTTRPTVPEAITVTVFKVPGETNTDDLSPATQASTRPDIPLHALAMLETRQPGSLETIAELKKKGHPVAYVGDVVGTGSSRKSAINSVLWHMGNDIPFVPNKRSGGYVLGSAIAPIFFNTAEDAGALPIQCDVTKLETGMVITIHPYKGEITNETGEVISTFTLKPDTILDEVRAGGRIPLLIGRTLTDKTRHALGLEPSTVFTRPYQPNDTGKGFTLAQKIVGKACGLSGVRPGTSCDPIMTTVGSQDTTGPMTRDELKELACLGFSADLVMQSFCHTAAYPKPVDIKTHHELPDFFSQRGGVALRPGDGIIHSWLNRMLLPDTVGTGGDSHTRFPLGISFPAGSGLVAFAAALGVMPLDMPESVLVRFKGELQPGVTLRDVVNAIPYVAIQKGLLTAEKKNKKNVFSGRIMEIEGLPDLKVEQAFELADATAERSCAGSTIKLSVETVAEYLRSNVALLKNMIARGYQDGRTILRRVAKMEEWLANPVLLEADADAEYAEIIEIDLNEIKEPIVAAPNDPDNVKLLSEVANDPVQEVFVGSCMTNIGHYRASAKVLEGAGEVKTRLWIAPPTRMDEHQLKEEGVYSVFGAAGARIEMPGCSLCMGNQARVADGTTVFSTSTRNFNNRMGKDARVYLGSAELAAVCALLGRIPTVQEYLDTVAKKINPFADDLYRYLNFDQIVGFEDEGRVIKLEDMPRIEDILGMPASSLH from the coding sequence ATGCTGGAATTATATCGTAAACACGTTGCCGAAAGAGCAACACTAGGAATTCCCCCCTTACCTTTAGATGCAAAACAAACATCTGAACTATGTGAATTACTAAAAAATCCGCCAGAAGCAGAAGAAGCAGAAACATTATTGCATTTATTGCGCGATCGCATTCCTCCTGGTGTGGATGCAGCTGCCTATGTTAAAGCTGGCTTTCTTTCTGCCATTGCTAAAGAGTCAATCACCAGCCCTTTAATTACACCCATAGAAGCAGTGCAATTGCTGGGGACAATGGTAGGCGGTTACAATGTGCAAGCTTTAATCGATTTGCTGCAATTGCCCACCGTTTCTGTATCAGACTCTTCAGAAACCCCACTGGTAATGGGGGGACAAGGAAAGGAACCTATCGCTGCATACGCCGCCACCGCTTTAAGCAAAATCATGCTGGTGTATGACGCCTTCCACGATATCTTCGAGTTATCGAAAACAAATCCTTTCGCCAAGCGAGTGATTGACTCTTGGGCAGAAGCTGAGTGGTTCACTACTCGCCCAACTGTACCAGAAGCTATCACAGTTACCGTTTTTAAAGTTCCTGGCGAAACCAACACCGACGACTTATCCCCCGCCACCCAAGCTAGCACTCGCCCAGATATTCCTTTACACGCCTTAGCAATGCTAGAGACACGGCAACCGGGAAGCTTGGAAACTATTGCCGAGTTGAAGAAAAAAGGGCATCCTGTCGCTTACGTGGGAGATGTTGTTGGTACAGGTTCCTCACGGAAATCTGCGATTAACTCCGTATTGTGGCATATGGGAAATGACATTCCCTTTGTCCCAAATAAACGCTCTGGGGGTTATGTTTTAGGTAGTGCGATCGCGCCTATCTTCTTTAACACTGCTGAAGATGCCGGTGCTTTGCCCATTCAATGCGATGTCACCAAGCTAGAAACAGGCATGGTGATTACCATCCATCCTTACAAAGGCGAAATCACCAACGAAACAGGCGAAGTCATTTCTACCTTCACCCTCAAACCTGATACCATCCTTGATGAAGTTCGTGCAGGTGGACGCATCCCTCTACTGATTGGACGTACCCTCACCGACAAAACAAGGCACGCACTCGGTTTAGAACCCAGCACTGTTTTCACTCGTCCCTACCAACCCAACGACACAGGTAAAGGCTTTACACTCGCACAGAAAATCGTCGGCAAAGCTTGCGGATTAAGTGGTGTACGTCCTGGTACATCTTGCGACCCAATTATGACTACCGTTGGTTCCCAGGATACCACAGGCCCCATGACCCGCGACGAATTGAAAGAACTCGCCTGTCTCGGTTTCAGTGCAGACTTAGTAATGCAGAGTTTCTGTCACACCGCAGCATATCCTAAACCAGTTGACATCAAAACTCACCACGAACTACCAGACTTTTTCTCGCAGCGAGGTGGTGTTGCCTTACGTCCTGGTGATGGTATCATTCACTCTTGGCTAAACCGGATGCTGCTACCCGACACAGTGGGAACTGGCGGCGACTCTCACACGCGCTTCCCCTTGGGTATTTCCTTCCCCGCAGGTTCTGGCTTAGTAGCATTTGCAGCGGCTTTGGGTGTCATGCCTTTAGATATGCCAGAGTCGGTATTAGTCAGATTCAAAGGTGAATTGCAACCGGGTGTCACCCTGCGAGATGTAGTGAATGCCATTCCCTACGTCGCAATTCAAAAAGGTTTGCTGACAGCAGAGAAGAAGAACAAGAAAAACGTCTTCTCCGGGCGAATTATGGAAATTGAAGGCTTACCAGATTTAAAAGTTGAACAAGCCTTTGAACTTGCTGATGCCACTGCTGAACGTTCTTGTGCAGGTTCTACAATTAAGCTGAGTGTAGAGACAGTTGCTGAATATCTGCGTTCTAACGTAGCGCTGTTGAAAAACATGATAGCAAGAGGCTATCAAGATGGCCGTACTATCCTGCGCCGTGTTGCCAAGATGGAAGAGTGGTTAGCAAATCCTGTGTTACTCGAAGCTGATGCAGATGCAGAGTATGCTGAAATTATTGAAATTGATTTGAACGAAATCAAAGAACCAATTGTAGCAGCTCCCAATGACCCCGATAATGTTAAGTTATTATCGGAAGTTGCTAATGACCCAGTACAAGAAGTATTCGTTGGTTCTTGTATGACGAATATCGGTCATTATCGGGCATCCGCCAAAGTTTTAGAAGGCGCAGGTGAAGTAAAAACTCGTTTGTGGATAGCACCACCAACGCGCATGGATGAACACCAACTCAAAGAAGAAGGTGTGTATAGTGTGTTTGGTGCTGCGGGTGCGCGGATAGAAATGCCTGGATGCAGTTTGTGTATGGGTAATCAAGCACGAGTTGCTGATGGAACAACAGTGTTTTCAACCTCAACGCGTAACTTTAATAATCGCATGGGTAAAGATGCACGAGTGTATCTTGGTTCAGCGGAATTAGCAGCAGTTTGTGCGCTGTTAGGACGTATTCCCACAGTGCAAGAATATTTAGATACTGTGGCGAAGAAGATTAATCCTTTTGCTGATGATTTGTATCGGTATTTGAACTTTGATCAAATTGTCGGTTTTGAGGATGAAGGGCGCGTGATTAAGTTGGAAGATATGCCGAGAATTGAGGATATTTTGGGTATGCCAGCTAGTAGTTTGCATTAG
- a CDS encoding response regulator transcription factor, whose product MTAAPELIRVLLVDNHTLVRAGLRALIQNIQGIQVVAEAGDGREALRSLGEHQPDVVLMDIAMPEMNGLEAAAHVVKEFPLVRVVILSMHANEEYVLQALRLGAMGYLLKDAGISELELALRAVCQGETYLSPAVSKHVVSNYLQRVGNKFSSSTQLTSRQREILQLIAEGRTTKEIAELLYISVKTVETHRMQLMKRLDIFDVAGLVRYAIRTGLVISDN is encoded by the coding sequence ATGACCGCAGCCCCAGAATTAATACGAGTTTTACTAGTAGATAATCATACCCTCGTCCGTGCTGGGTTACGTGCTTTGATACAAAATATTCAGGGCATACAAGTAGTTGCAGAAGCAGGCGATGGGCGGGAGGCTTTGCGATCGCTAGGAGAACATCAACCTGATGTAGTATTAATGGATATCGCCATGCCAGAGATGAATGGCTTAGAAGCGGCTGCTCATGTTGTGAAAGAATTTCCTCTGGTACGGGTAGTAATCCTTTCTATGCACGCTAATGAAGAGTACGTGTTGCAGGCATTACGTTTAGGTGCAATGGGTTATTTGCTTAAAGATGCAGGAATTAGTGAGTTAGAATTGGCATTAAGAGCAGTTTGTCAAGGAGAAACTTATTTAAGTCCAGCAGTTTCCAAGCACGTTGTGTCTAATTATTTACAACGAGTAGGGAATAAATTTAGTTCTTCTACACAATTAACCTCGCGTCAGCGCGAAATTTTGCAGTTGATTGCAGAAGGGCGAACAACAAAAGAAATTGCTGAGTTGTTATACATCAGTGTGAAAACAGTAGAAACCCACCGAATGCAACTGATGAAACGGTTGGATATCTTTGATGTAGCAGGCTTAGTACGCTACGCCATTCGCACGGGGTTAGTGATTTCAGATAATTAA
- a CDS encoding ATP-binding protein, translating into MIKVTPYKRAKPTPFTNGYKIIENVMLPEFDETISVIPAMTAGRTSKQIKAEIKAKFGFIPPFFLPAEQTPEILENLWQQTLSAYVNNPLPALFKEKLSAYLSRFCAVPYCMICHSCTLRPLGMSAVEVLKLLESPFPTAREIEEHLKILTAQSNSLINWPESNSALETSLLYCAIFIALPSNQGEHCRQEIRRILSPENYQYLVTFIAYVKSCHVWMEAHSEIAYQADERVITHLAPLLESEPKLAEFFDNYQQRVKHESQNRAAQLAELTLLQRQEEIWRQQAERERLVTQIAQRIRQSLDLSEILNTTVSEVRQFLQTERVFIYRFSEDWSGSVSVESVAPGCLPIQGRKITDSFFAKAASRELYKQGQTQSVDDIYTAGFSQCHVDLLSRLQVRANLVIPIVQGQQLWGLLVANHCSEPRQWQELEINLLKQLATQVAIAIQQSMLFEQIQTELIERQKSEQKIREQAALLDVATDAIIVQALDNQIRFWNKSAERLYGWNVADVFGKNGQELLFKENSPQLQQAQKLVVEYGSWQGELHQFTKEGKEIIVSSRWTLVLDSQGQPQSILIVNTDITEKKQLEAQFLHTQRLESIGTLAGGIAHDLNNVLTPIITSAQLLLHTRLDSEKRQRLLTIIEGSAKRGAALVKQVLSFARGMEGQQMTIHLRDLLFEIQHIALETFPKSIETYVDIVPDLWLICGDITQLHQVLMNLVVNARDAMPDGGTLKLAAENVFIDDNYTRMNLEATVGSYTVITVSDTGTGMTSETVSRIFEPFFTTKEQGKGTGLGLSILRGIIKSHGGFVTVESEVGKGTQFHMYFPAVLEEQTLPEPKEELLKGNQELILVVDDEAAICESTKTSLEKSNYRVITASDGIEALVLYVQHKDEISAVLMDMMMPEMDGLTTIRMLKQVNPLVSVISVSGIAESSQVDLALYSGAKTFLSKPYTLQELLKTLNTVLLEDNLSSNKVTQDIQD; encoded by the coding sequence ATGATTAAAGTTACACCTTATAAAAGAGCGAAACCAACACCGTTCACAAACGGATACAAAATAATTGAGAACGTAATGCTGCCAGAATTTGATGAGACAATAAGTGTTATTCCTGCTATGACTGCGGGACGAACAAGTAAACAAATTAAGGCAGAAATTAAAGCAAAATTTGGTTTTATCCCACCTTTCTTTTTGCCAGCAGAACAGACTCCAGAAATATTAGAAAATTTATGGCAGCAAACACTTTCTGCCTATGTAAATAATCCATTACCAGCGCTATTTAAGGAAAAGCTTTCTGCTTACTTGTCTCGCTTCTGCGCCGTTCCTTACTGCATGATTTGTCATAGTTGTACTTTACGCCCTTTGGGGATGAGCGCAGTTGAGGTATTGAAGTTGTTAGAATCTCCGTTTCCAACAGCAAGAGAAATTGAGGAACACCTAAAGATATTAACAGCACAGTCTAATTCTTTAATAAACTGGCCAGAATCAAACTCGGCACTGGAAACAAGTCTTCTTTACTGTGCAATATTTATTGCTTTGCCATCAAACCAAGGCGAACATTGTCGTCAAGAGATACGTAGAATTCTATCACCTGAGAATTACCAGTATCTAGTCACATTTATCGCTTATGTAAAGTCGTGTCACGTCTGGATGGAAGCTCACTCAGAAATAGCTTATCAAGCAGATGAACGAGTTATTACTCATTTGGCTCCTTTATTGGAATCTGAGCCGAAATTAGCTGAGTTTTTTGATAACTATCAACAGAGGGTGAAGCATGAATCGCAGAATCGGGCGGCACAATTAGCTGAGTTAACTTTACTACAGCGTCAAGAGGAAATTTGGCGACAACAAGCCGAGCGTGAGCGATTGGTAACACAAATAGCGCAACGCATTCGCCAATCTCTTGATCTAAGTGAAATTTTAAACACTACAGTATCAGAAGTTCGGCAGTTTTTGCAAACTGAGCGGGTGTTCATTTACCGTTTCTCGGAAGATTGGAGCGGTTCTGTGTCAGTCGAGTCAGTTGCTCCTGGCTGTTTGCCTATCCAGGGAAGAAAAATCACAGACTCCTTCTTTGCAAAAGCTGCTTCCCGTGAACTCTACAAACAAGGACAAACTCAATCTGTAGACGATATTTACACAGCTGGTTTCTCCCAATGTCATGTTGATTTACTAAGTCGGTTGCAAGTTAGGGCTAATTTAGTTATACCAATTGTGCAAGGGCAACAATTGTGGGGCTTGTTAGTCGCTAACCACTGCTCAGAACCTCGACAGTGGCAAGAGTTAGAAATTAATTTGCTCAAGCAATTAGCAACACAAGTTGCGATCGCAATTCAGCAATCTATGCTCTTTGAGCAGATTCAAACTGAACTAATTGAGCGACAAAAATCGGAGCAAAAGATACGTGAACAAGCTGCTCTGCTTGATGTTGCTACCGATGCAATTATTGTGCAAGCTCTAGACAACCAAATTCGATTCTGGAACAAAAGTGCTGAGCGTTTGTATGGCTGGAATGTTGCGGATGTCTTTGGTAAAAATGGACAAGAACTTCTTTTTAAAGAAAATTCGCCACAACTCCAACAAGCTCAAAAGTTAGTAGTTGAGTACGGCTCTTGGCAAGGTGAGCTACATCAATTTACTAAAGAAGGCAAAGAAATCATCGTTTCTAGTCGGTGGACACTAGTACTCGATTCTCAAGGGCAACCGCAATCAATACTAATTGTCAACACTGACATTACAGAGAAAAAACAACTCGAAGCACAGTTTCTTCATACTCAACGCTTAGAAAGTATTGGCACACTTGCTGGTGGTATTGCTCATGACCTGAATAATGTATTAACGCCAATTATTACTTCAGCTCAACTTCTTCTGCATACCCGACTTGATAGTGAAAAGCGGCAGCGACTACTGACGATAATTGAAGGTAGTGCGAAACGCGGTGCAGCTTTAGTCAAGCAAGTTCTTTCGTTTGCACGTGGAATGGAAGGTCAACAGATGACTATCCATCTCAGGGATCTGCTGTTTGAAATTCAGCATATTGCCCTAGAAACATTCCCAAAATCAATTGAAACTTACGTGGATATCGTACCAGACCTTTGGCTGATCTGTGGAGATATCACACAATTACATCAGGTGTTAATGAACCTTGTAGTCAATGCTCGCGATGCAATGCCAGATGGCGGAACTTTAAAGCTGGCTGCTGAAAATGTATTTATTGATGATAACTATACTCGGATGAATCTTGAAGCCACCGTTGGTTCTTACACAGTAATTACTGTTTCAGATACGGGAACTGGTATGACATCTGAAACTGTATCAAGAATTTTTGAGCCTTTTTTCACTACCAAAGAACAAGGCAAAGGTACGGGGCTTGGTCTTTCTATATTAAGAGGTATTATTAAAAGCCACGGTGGTTTTGTGACTGTAGAGAGTGAAGTTGGTAAAGGAACCCAGTTTCATATGTATTTCCCAGCGGTATTGGAAGAGCAAACGCTGCCAGAGCCAAAAGAAGAACTATTAAAAGGAAATCAGGAACTGATTTTAGTTGTTGACGATGAAGCTGCTATTTGTGAAAGTACTAAGACTTCATTGGAAAAATCGAATTACCGAGTAATTACAGCTAGTGATGGAATTGAGGCACTTGTACTATATGTGCAGCATAAAGATGAAATCAGTGCTGTATTAATGGATATGATGATGCCAGAAATGGATGGATTAACTACCATTCGGATGTTGAAACAAGTTAATCCACTGGTGTCGGTGATTAGTGTTAGCGGAATTGCAGAAAGCTCGCAGGTTGATTTGGCTCTATATTCAGGCGCTAAAACTTTTCTATCGAAACCTTACACATTACAGGAATTATTGAAAACTTTAAATACAGTGTTATTAGAGGATAATTTAAGCAGTAACAAGGTTACTCAAGATATTCAGGATTAG
- a CDS encoding DUF3326 domain-containing protein, translating into MQLPYTAILIIPTGVGAAIGGYAGDALPVAKVMAQVCDRLITHPNVLNGASLYWNLPNTFYVEGYGLDKFAAGCWGLRLVHNNKIGLLLDHGIEPELRLRHLQAADAARATLGLTLTDYVITDAPLNVELRTAPSGASWGTIGNPDSLLRAAEILINKAGAEAIAVVARFPDDMDEEAVQNYRHGKGVDPLAGAEAVISHLIVRTFQIPCAHSPALASAPPYPDLSPRSAAEELGYTFLPSVLVGLSRAPQFIIDKGTTSLQTDIWADQVDAVIVPATACGSSALLSLNQQTRCQIITVKENKTLIKVPPQPLGIKSIQVNSYLEAVGVLVAHKAGINPSALSPQLLSLQSVVRS; encoded by the coding sequence ATGCAACTTCCATACACCGCTATTTTAATTATACCAACTGGCGTTGGGGCTGCCATTGGCGGTTATGCTGGGGATGCCCTACCTGTTGCCAAGGTGATGGCACAAGTGTGCGATCGCCTAATTACTCATCCTAACGTCCTTAACGGCGCAAGTTTGTACTGGAACCTCCCTAATACTTTTTATGTAGAAGGATACGGGCTTGACAAATTTGCTGCTGGATGTTGGGGATTACGTCTCGTACATAATAACAAAATCGGTTTACTTTTAGATCACGGCATAGAGCCAGAGTTGCGGCTGCGACATCTACAGGCAGCTGATGCAGCCAGGGCGACACTAGGATTGACATTAACAGATTACGTAATCACTGATGCCCCCTTAAATGTCGAATTGCGAACTGCACCATCAGGGGCGAGTTGGGGGACAATTGGCAACCCAGATAGCTTGTTAAGGGCAGCCGAAATATTAATTAACAAAGCAGGAGCAGAAGCGATCGCAGTTGTCGCCCGTTTCCCTGATGATATGGATGAAGAGGCAGTACAAAACTACCGTCACGGTAAAGGCGTCGATCCTTTAGCGGGTGCTGAAGCTGTAATTAGCCATTTAATAGTGCGAACCTTTCAAATTCCTTGCGCCCATTCACCTGCTTTAGCTAGCGCCCCTCCATATCCTGATTTATCTCCTCGTTCCGCCGCCGAAGAATTGGGTTACACGTTTTTACCAAGTGTGCTTGTTGGGCTGAGTCGCGCCCCGCAATTTATCATAGATAAAGGAACTACATCTCTACAAACAGATATTTGGGCAGATCAAGTGGATGCTGTGATTGTACCTGCAACTGCTTGTGGCAGTAGTGCCTTATTGAGTTTAAATCAGCAGACGCGATGTCAAATAATTACAGTCAAAGAAAATAAAACTCTAATAAAAGTTCCTCCCCAACCGTTGGGGATCAAATCGATACAGGTAAACTCATATTTAGAGGCAGTAGGTGTATTGGTAGCACACAAAGCAGGCATCAATCCATCCGCTCTCAGTCCTCAATTATTGTCTTTACAGTCAGTAGTGAGGAGTTAA
- a CDS encoding CPBP family intramembrane glutamic endopeptidase, with the protein MVEQQKQEPEIPYLTRFQVLGAMGATAIILLIVAKLSLQFGNFSLFSWNWNPRSLLLGVTLGIVITALSGLAYRLCLPYRKSADYYLEMVLKPLALPDLIWLGLLPGLSEELLFRGVMLPALGLDHTAVIVSSLCFGILHLSGSEQWPYVIWATIIGIILGYSALLTGNLLVPIAAHIITNWISSYFWKIWQLSGMKN; encoded by the coding sequence GTGGTTGAACAACAAAAACAAGAGCCAGAAATTCCATACTTAACGCGTTTCCAAGTACTTGGGGCGATGGGAGCGACTGCAATCATTTTGTTGATAGTCGCCAAGCTGTCGTTACAATTTGGCAACTTTTCTCTATTTTCCTGGAATTGGAACCCAAGGAGTTTGCTGCTGGGTGTGACTTTGGGAATTGTCATTACCGCGTTGAGTGGCTTAGCTTATCGCTTATGCCTTCCCTACCGTAAAAGTGCAGATTATTATTTAGAAATGGTGCTCAAGCCCTTAGCTTTACCAGACTTAATTTGGCTGGGGCTGCTACCAGGGTTAAGTGAGGAATTATTATTTAGAGGTGTGATGCTGCCAGCTTTGGGCTTAGATCATACGGCTGTGATTGTATCTAGTCTTTGCTTTGGCATATTGCACCTTAGCGGTTCGGAACAATGGCCTTATGTGATTTGGGCAACGATAATCGGGATAATACTGGGATATAGCGCCCTCTTAACTGGCAACTTGTTAGTGCCAATCGCCGCTCATATTATTACCAACTGGATTTCTAGTTATTTCTGGAAAATTTGGCAATTGTCGGGAATGAAAAATTAA